Proteins found in one uncultured Desulfuromonas sp. genomic segment:
- a CDS encoding MarR family transcriptional regulator, with product METNDITRWAALSPLIVAVGHAWKRRVNQELSNQNISAATALPIIMLMRQRTPMRQCELAQVLGVEGPSLVRVIDGMEQNGFVRRITDPSDRRARLLVLADAGYEVGIQVEKILADLRMSMLDSAAPDDVDATIRVFTLLANRLGASPLDPAQT from the coding sequence ATGGAAACGAATGATATTACACGCTGGGCGGCACTGTCTCCCCTAATTGTAGCTGTCGGCCACGCCTGGAAACGCCGCGTCAATCAGGAATTAAGCAATCAAAATATCTCTGCGGCAACCGCTTTACCGATCATCATGCTGATGCGTCAGAGAACGCCGATGCGCCAATGCGAACTGGCGCAAGTGCTTGGTGTTGAAGGGCCCTCACTGGTACGTGTCATCGACGGCATGGAGCAAAACGGCTTTGTCAGACGCATCACCGATCCATCCGATCGACGCGCCCGTCTTCTGGTTCTCGCAGATGCCGGTTATGAGGTCGGAATTCAGGTGGAAAAAATTCTCGCCGATCTGCGTATGTCCATGCTCGACTCCGCCGCCCCGGACGATGTCGATGCAACCATCCGTGTTTTCACCCTGCTGGCCAACCGTCTGGGAGCCTCGCCACTGGATCCGGCTCAAACATGA
- a CDS encoding alpha/beta fold hydrolase: MTVYSPPFYLRNGHLQTIYPTLFRKLDLPAYQRERISTPDDDFLDLDWACVGGKTLVILCHGLEGNSTRDYIKGMVKAVNGQAMDALAWNYRGCSGEPNRQKIMYHNGATYDLDSVVRHAAGSGRYAHIFIIGFSMGGNLALLYAGQQAGNIHPLVRGIIGFSVPCELSHSSRALEHPACTIYMKRFLIKLHKKLQAKQALYPDQITVDNYHRIKTFKQFDDRYTAPLHGFSDAEDYWHRCSCNRHLNRISVPTLIVNAQDDPFLLDDCYPHAEVAANRYLTLEAPAHGGHVGFMLPGTIYWSEQRALSFIQQQLNALSISD, from the coding sequence ATGACTGTCTATTCACCACCGTTTTACCTGCGTAACGGCCATCTGCAGACCATCTACCCGACATTGTTTCGCAAACTCGACCTTCCAGCGTATCAGCGCGAACGGATCTCCACTCCTGACGACGACTTTCTCGATCTCGATTGGGCATGCGTCGGTGGTAAAACGCTGGTTATTCTCTGTCATGGTCTGGAGGGAAATTCAACGCGCGACTATATCAAGGGGATGGTCAAAGCGGTCAATGGACAGGCAATGGATGCCCTGGCGTGGAATTATCGTGGCTGCAGCGGTGAACCGAATCGCCAAAAGATCATGTATCATAACGGCGCCACCTACGACCTTGACAGCGTGGTGCGGCATGCAGCGGGCAGCGGACGCTATGCCCACATCTTTATTATCGGCTTTTCCATGGGCGGCAACCTGGCCCTGCTTTATGCCGGGCAGCAGGCTGGAAATATTCATCCCCTGGTTCGCGGCATCATCGGCTTTTCCGTGCCTTGCGAACTAAGTCACAGCAGTCGCGCACTCGAGCATCCGGCTTGCACCATCTACATGAAACGCTTCCTGATCAAGCTGCATAAAAAATTGCAGGCAAAACAGGCTCTCTATCCGGACCAGATCACTGTCGACAACTACCATCGGATCAAGACGTTCAAGCAGTTTGACGACCGTTATACCGCGCCGTTGCACGGTTTTTCCGACGCGGAAGACTACTGGCACCGCTGCAGTTGCAATCGGCATCTGAACCGCATCAGCGTCCCCACCCTGATTGTCAACGCTCAAGACGATCCCTTTTTGCTCGACGACTGTTATCCCCATGCCGAGGTTGCGGCAAACCGTTACCTGACCCTGGAAGCACCAGCTCATGGTGGTCATGTCGGCTTTATGTTGCCGGGAACAATCTACTGGTCGGAACAGCGCGCCCTCTCCTTCATTCAACAACAGCTCAACGCACTCTCCATCTCCGACTGA